One Setaria viridis chromosome 3, Setaria_viridis_v4.0, whole genome shotgun sequence DNA window includes the following coding sequences:
- the LOC117846929 gene encoding CBL-interacting protein kinase 19, which produces MAGTPPSSRDPSPQPRRPASSAGPHKRGGLLLGRYELGRLLGHGTFAKVYLARHADTGETVAIKVLDKEKALRHGLVPHIKREIAILRRVRHPNIVRLFEVMATKSKIYFVMEYVRGGELFARVAKGRLKEDIARRYFQQLISAVGFCHARGVFHRDLKPENLLVDERGDLKVSDFGLSAVADQFHPDGLLHTFCGTPSYVAPEVLARRGYDGAKADIWSCGVILFVLMAGYLPFHDQNLMAMYRKIYRGEFRCPRWFSKDLTSLLNRLLDTNPETRITVAQIMESRWFQKGFRPVRFYVEDDQVHSLADDENEVPELGPSQPPPPPPPPPPQQEDEGDDSGWESDSSVASCPATLSSEERRRPLGSLTRPVSLNAFDIISFSRGFNLSGLFEERGNEVRFVSAHPMQTIITKLEEIAKVKSFAIRRKDWRVSLEGTRESEKGPLTIGAEVFELTPSLVVVEVKMKAGDREEYEDFCERELKPGMQHLVHHTASVPDIPSDTE; this is translated from the coding sequence ATGGCCGGCaccccgccgtcgtcgcgggACCCGTCGCCGCAGCCCCGGCGTCCGGCCTCCTCCGCGGGGCCCCACAAGCGCGGGGGCCTCCTGCTCGGCCGCTACGAGCTGGGCCGGCTCCTCGGCCACGGCACCTTCGCCAAGGTCTACCTCGCCCGCCACGCCGACACCGGCGAGACCGTCGCCATCAAGGTGCTCGACAAGGAGAAGGCCCTCCGCCACGGCCTCGTCCCACACATCAAGCGCGAGATCGCCATCCTCCGCCGCGTGCGCCACCCCAACATCGTCCGCCTCTTCGAGGTCATGGCCACCAAGTCCAAGATCTACTTCGTCATGGAGTACGTCCGCGGCGGGGAGCTCTTCGCGCGCGTCGCCAAGGGCCGCCTCAAGGAGGACATCGCGCGAAGGTACTTCCAGCAGCTCATCTCCGCCGTCGGCTTCTGCCACGCACGGGGCGTCTTCCACCGCGACCTCAAGCCCGAGAACCTCCTCGTCGACGAGCGCGGCGATCTCAAGGTCTCCGATTTCGGACTCTCGGCCGTCGCCGATCAGTTCCACCCCGATGGGCTTCTCCACACCTTCTGCGGCACGCCCTCCTACGTCGCGCCGGAGgtgctcgcgcgccgcggctacgaCGGCGCCAAGGCGGACATATGGTCGTGCGGTGTCATCCTCTTCGTGCTCATGGCTGGCTACCTTCCATTCCATGATCAGAACCTCATGGCAATGTACCGTAAGATATACAGGGGGGAATTCCGGTGCCCGAGGTGGTTCTCCAAGGATCTGACCAGTCTATTGAATCGTCTGCTTGACACGAACCCAGAGACAAGGATTACCGTGGCTCAGATCATGGAGAGCCGATGGTTTCAGAAGGGGTTCCGACCAGTCAGGTTCTATGTCGAGGATGACCAGGTGCACAGCTTGGCAGACGATGAGAATGAAGTGCCGGAGCTGGGGCCTAgtcagcctcctcctccgccaccgccaccgccaccgcagcaAGAGGACGAAGGTGATGACTCTGGGTGGGAATCAGACTCGTCTGTAGCATCCTGTCCAGCCACATTGTCATCAGAGGAGAGAAGACGGCCCCTTGGATCTCTCACACGACCAGTAAGTCTAAATGCGTTTGATATCATATCATTCTCAAGAGGATTCAATTTGTCGGGGTTGTTTGAGGAGCGAGGCAACGAAGTGAGGTTTGTCTCAGCACATCCCATGCAAACGATTATAACAAAATTGGAGGAGATTGCAAAGGTTAAGAGCTTTGCAATTCGGCGGAAGGATTGGCGGGTGAGCCTTGAAGGCACCAGGGAAAGTGAGAAGGGTCCGTTGACGATTGGGGCCGAGGTATTTGAGCTCACACCAAGCcttgtggtggtggaggtgaagATGAAGGCAGGGGACAGGGAAGAGTATGAAGACTTCTGCGAGAGGGAGTTGAAACCTGGGATGCAGCACCTTGTGCACCATACAGCCTCCGTTCCGGATATACCTTCTGATACTGAGTAG
- the LOC117849919 gene encoding proline iminopeptidase: MISHLPFPHALASPLRAHCPTPPRLSRPPPHPRGAGIGGLGCVQAKGARRSCRASVSASAAARTEMDPSEVKKGLYVQVEPYDTGFLKVSDVHTIYYEQSGNPHGHPVVFLHGGPGAGTSPGNRRFFDPEFYRIVLFDQRGAGRSTPHACLEQNTTWDLVADIEKLREHLDIPEWQVFGGSWGSTLALAYSQTHPDKVTGIVLRGIFLLRKKELDWFYEGGAAAIFPDAWEPFRDFIPEEERNCFIAAYSKRLTSSDPTVQIEAAKRWTMWEMMTAHLIQNNDNIKRGEDDKFSLAFARIENHYFVNKGFLPSDSYLLDNVDKIRHIKAFIVQGRYDVCCPMMSAWDLHKAWPEAEFKVVPDAGHSANEVGIAAELRSATEKLRDMLRK; encoded by the exons ATGATCAGCCACCTCCCCTtcccccacgccctcgcctcccCTCTCCGCGCCCACTGCCCCACTCCCCCACGCctctcgcgcccgccgccccacccaCGCGGCGCAG GGATAGGGGGCCTGGGCTGCGTGCAGGCCAAGGGCGCGCGCCGCAGCTGCCGCGCTAGCGTCtccgcgtcggccgccgcgcggACGGAGATGGACCCGTCGGAGGTGAAGAAGGGCCTGTACGTGCAGGTCGAGCCGTACGATACCGGATTCCTCAAGGTCTCCGACGTCCACACCATCTACTACGAGCAGTCCGGGAACCCCCACGGCCAC CCGGTGGTGTTCCTCCACGGGGGTCCCGGCGCCGGCACGTCGCCTGGCAACAGGAGGTTCTTTGACCCGGAGTTCTACAGGATCGTTCTGTTTGACCAG AGGGGCGCAGGCAGAAGCACTCCCCATGCTTGTTTAGAGCAGAACACTACTTGGGACTTGGTAGCTGACATTGAGAAGCTCAGGGAACATCTTGACATCCCGGAATGGCAG GTGTTTGGTGGTTCATGGGGAAGCACCTTGGCCCTTGCTTACAGTCAGACACACCCTGATAAG GTCACTGGCATTGTTCTAAGAGGAATTTTCTTGCTTAGGAAAAAGGAGCTTGATTGGTTCTATGAGGGCGGTGCAGCAGCCATTTTCCCAGATG CATGGGAACCATTTAGAGATTTTATTCCTGAGGAGGAAAGGAATTGTTTCATAGCTGCATATAGCAAAAGGCTAACTTCATCCGATCCTACTGTTCAG ATTGAAGCTGCTAAGCGATGGACGATGTGGGAGATGATGACTGCACATCTTATCCAAAATAATGATAACATTAAACGAGGGGAAGATGACAAGTTTTCACTG GCATTTGCAAGGATTGAAAATCACTATTTTGTTAATAAGGGATTTTTACCCTCAGACTCATACCTATTAGACAATGTTGACAAGATTCGGCATATTAAAGCTTTTATTGTACAG GGGCGTTATGATGTTTGTTGCCCTATGATGTCCGCTTGGGATCTTCACAAAGCTTGGCCGGAAGCAGAATTCAAG GTGGTCCCAGATGCAGGGCACTCAGCCAATGAAGTAGGTATTGCCGCCGAACTGAGGTCAGCCACAGAGAAGCTGAGGGACATGTTGCGAAAATGA
- the LOC117849920 gene encoding rac-like GTP-binding protein 2, protein MSVTKFIKCVTVGDGAVGKTCMLICYTSNKFPTDYIPTVFDNFSANVSVDGNIVNLGLWDTAGQEDYSRLRPLSYRGADVFVLAFSLISRASYENVLKKWMPELRRFAPNVPVVLVGTKLDLRDHRAYLADHPGASTITTAQGEELRKQIGAAAYIECSSKTQQNVKAVFDTAIKVVLQPPRRREAMPARRKSRRGGCSIMNLMCGSTCAA, encoded by the exons ATGAGCGTAACCAAGTTCATCAAGTGCGTCACGGTGGGCGACGGCGCGGTGGGCAAGACCTGCATGCTCATCTGCTACACCAGCAACAAGTTCCCCACG GATTACATTCCCACGGTGTTCGACAACTTCAGCGCCAACGTCTCCGTGGATGGCAACATCGTCAACCTGGGCCTCTGGGACACCGCTG GGCAAGAGGACTACAGCAGGCTGAGGCCACTGAGCTACAGGGGCGCAGACGTGTTCGTGCTGGCTTTCTCCCTGATCAGCAGGGCAAGCTATGAGAATGTTCTTAAGAAG TGGATGCCAGAGCTTCGCAGATTTGCGCCCAATGTTCCAGTTGTTCTTGTTGGGACCAAGTTAG ATCTCCGTGACCACAGGGCCTACCTTGCTGACCATCCTGGagcttcaacaatcacgacagCACAG GGTGAAGAACTGAGGAAGCAGATTGGTGCTGCAGCTTACATCGAGTGCAGTTCCAAAACGCAGCAG AATGTCAAGGCTGTCTTTGATACCGCCATCAAAGTGGTCCTTCAACCCCCACGGAGAAGGGAGGCAATGCCTGCCAGGAGGAAAAGTAGGCGCGGCGGATGCTCTATAAT GAACCTGATGTGTGGAAGCACGTGTGCTGCTTAG
- the LOC117847244 gene encoding beta-arabinofuranosyltransferase RAY1 has translation MLLPSHHRRAPPRRGGRQPRGGEGSGVADLSSRLAGFLFLLALVAAALCLSSSSSRARSGRRHEEGGSRETLPGGSGATPRVTIFAAPRPPPEGSPARQELAVRSWLALPGNVSVVLLGAHASWLVTAGRLGRRVTVDAAIDSAFMGTPFFHSIVARAQAAPDSDICVLVDAEIILLPEIFDALAHFSKVDRDWFLVAMSRNITEFHYQLADNGSHWVRADGKNVSFKKLQEIPADKWASESSDRGLIMAWNSPSSPLHAGVLPSFLYGRGAHNWWLTHEVLSSEMRLVFDASSLVLGLYPESFSSMHDVSSSKNDRLPAGSWEYNVNRHLAAIYGSYCYRLPRRHSTVLHKVVKQSEEYTFSKADELTLSDFIISKEEKAHGGGSLWRNENTCLSGHLHSSDLPYSLSMLLELAADKNRSVVLGVAGVSYRDMLMTWACRLRYLRVTNFIVCALDHETYEFSVLQGLPVFRDPLSPKNVSFDDCHFGTKCFQQVTKVKSRIVLEILKLGYNVLLSDVDVYWFDNPMPFLYSLGPATFGAQSDEYNDTGPINLPRRLNSGFYFARSDNATVTVMQMIVKHATNSGLSEQPSFYDVMCGENGTNRISDDKCLEANTNLTVVFLNRDLFPNGAYKGLWEKHDVQSTCKELGCFILHNNWINGRKKKLQRQMSSGLWDYDPSSRLCLQDWSDRGSFRQMGHFYPFEDSDR, from the exons ATGCTGCTCCCTTCGCACCACCGCCGCGCTCCCCCGCGTCGCGGAGGGCGCCAGCCCCGTGGCGGCGAGGGCAGCGGCGTCGCCGACCTCTCCTCGCGTCTCGCGGGGTTCCTATTCCTCCTCGCCCTCGTCGCGGCCGCGCTCTGcctctcctcctcgtcctcccgcGCGCGCTCCGGTCGCCGCCACGAGGAAGGCGGTAGCCGCGAGACCCTgcccggcggcagcggagcgACGCCGAGGGTGACCATCTTCgctgcgccgcggccgccgccggagggcTCGCCCGCGCGGCAGGAGCTGGCGGTGCGCTCCTGGCTGGCGCTCCCGGGGAACGTCAGCGTCGTGCTCCTAGGCGCTCACGCCTCCTGGCTCGTGACCGCCGGGCGGCTCGGCCGCCGGGTTACCGTCGATGCGGCCATCGATTCCGC GTTCATGGGGACGCCATTCTTCCACTCGATTGTCGCGAGAGCACAAGCTGCCCCTGACTCCGACATTTGCGTTCTTGTCGATGCTGAgatcatccttcttcctgaaatTTTCGACGCATTGGCACATTTCAGCAAGGTTGATCGTGATTGGTTCCTTGTTGCAATGTCACGTAACATCACCGAGTTCCATTACCAGCTCGCTGACAATGGAAGCCACTGGGTACGAGCAGATGGTAAAAATGTGAGCTTCAAGAAG TTGCAGGAGATTCCAGCTGACAAGTGGGCATCAGAAAGCTCTGACAGGGGGCTGATTATGGCGTGGAACAGTCCGAGCAGTCCTTTACATGCTGGAGTTCTGCCTTCGTTTCTGTATGGAAGAGGAGCACACAATTGGTGGCTGACTCATGAGGTTCTATCATCTGAAATGAGACTCGTCTTTGATGCAAGCAGTCTGGTTCTTGGATTGTATCCTGAAAGTTTTAGCTCGATGCATGACGTGAGCTCGAGTAAGAATGACAGGTTACCTGCTGGATCCTGGGAGTATAATGTCAATCGCCACCTTGCCGCAATTTATGGCTCTTATTGCTACCGATTACCGAGAAGACACTCTACGGTGCTGCATAAAGTGGTAAAGCAATCTGAAGAGTATACGTTCAGCAAAGCTGACGAGCTGACCTTGTCAGATTTTATAATCAGCAAAGAAGAAAAAGCTCATGGAGGAGGCAGCCTATGGAGGAATGAAAACACTTGCTTATCTGGACATCTGCACAGCTCTGATCTTCCATATTCTTTGAGCATGCTACTTGAGCTTGCTGCTGATAAGAACAGGTCTGTTGTCCTTGGTGTGGCTGGAGTAAGTTACAGGGACATGCTCATGACTTGGGCGTGCCGCTTGCGCTATCTTAGAGTTACCAATTTTATAGTCTGCGCCTTAGACCACGAGACATATGAATTCTCAGTTTTACAG GGTTTGCCAGTTTTCAGAGATCCATTATCACCAAAGAATGTCAGCTTTGATGACTGCCACTTTGGAACAAAGTGTTTTCAGCAAGTGACAAAAGTGAAGTCACGGATTGTTCTAGAGATATTAAAACTGGGTTACAATGTGCTGTTGAGTGATGTTGATGTTTATTGGTTTGACAATCCAATGCCATTCCTGTACTCTCTTGGTCCCGCTACATTTGGAGCACAATCTGATGAATACAATGACACGG GACCAATAAATTTGCCACGGAGATTGAATTCAGGATTCTACTTCGCTCGCTCAGACAACGCCACGGTCACTGTGATGCAGATGATAGTAAAACATGCAACTAATTCCGGCTTATCTGAGCAACCTAGTTTCTACGATGTCATGTGTGGGGAAAATGGAACAAACCGCATCAGTGACGACAAATGCCTGGAGGCCAACACAAACTTGACTGTTGTTTTTCTGAACCGGGACTTATTCCCCAATGGAGCTTACAAGGGTCTATGGGAGAAGCATGATGTACAATCAACTTGCAAGGAGCTTGGTTGTTTCATCTTGCACAACAACTGGATAaatgggaggaagaagaagctccAGCGGCAGATGTCGTCTGGGTTGTGGGACTATGATCCTAGCTCTAGGCTGTGCTTGCAGGATTGGAGTGATAGAGGTAGCTTCAGACAAATGGGCCATTTTTATCCGTTTGAGGACAGTGACAGATAA